The genome window TCTAAGATTTTATAAAGTTTATTTTCTAGTTAAATCTTTATCGGTTTGATTTTTAAGAATTTAAGCAGTGATTGTATAATTACGATGGGTTTTAAATGATGATTTCTGCTTTACGCTATGCTTATATTTTTTAACTTAGAATGGGAAATTCATATTAGATTTAAGGTGAAATTTATGTCTAGGGCTTTATTTCTTAAGGAGAAAGATCTGGAGTCTTTTGAGGAGCGCGAGAAATATATTATTACCGTTGTTGGATGTGGAAGAATGGGGCTTCCAACAGCATGCTTGTTTGCAGATGCGGGCTTCAAAGTTATATGCATGGATCTTAATCCCGAAATTGTGGATCAAATTAATAGAGGAATCAGTCCCTTCCTTGAGCCTAATTTAGAGAGGCTCATAAAGAAGAATCTGAGGGAGGGACATTTAACAGCCACAAGCGATCCGAAATCATCGATTCCAAAAAGCGATATAATAATAATCGTGGTTAATACGCCTATTAATGATAAAAAAAGACCGGACTACTCCAACCTTGAGAATGCGTGCAGGGATATAGGATTAAATCTTAAGCCGGGATCG of Candidatus Culexarchaeum yellowstonense contains these proteins:
- a CDS encoding 3-hydroxyacyl-CoA dehydrogenase NAD-binding domain-containing protein; translated protein: MSRALFLKEKDLESFEEREKYIITVVGCGRMGLPTACLFADAGFKVICMDLNPEIVDQINRGISPFLEPNLERLIKKNLREGHLTATSDPKSSIPKSDIIIIVVNTPINDKKRPDYSNLENACRDIGLNLKPGS